A section of the Candidatus Saccharimonadales bacterium genome encodes:
- a CDS encoding phosphoribosylaminoimidazolesuccinocarboxamide synthase, giving the protein MNKTVIEDTNFQFPNQLALYHGKVRDVYDFGDTLLIVTTDRYSAFDRNLALVPHKGELLTAISRWWFDQTKHIVQNHIKSFPDPNVTWCNKYKVLPLEMIVRGYITGVTNTSLWHTYSEGQRDFGDFTLPEGLTKNQKLPSPVLTPTTKFETHDRPLTPKEAVAEGLIDADTWEKAQDIALKLFIFGQKTAEANGLILVDTKYEFGLDEQNNIVLIDEIHTPDSSRYWRADNYQQQIEKGQEPDNYDKEFVRLWFKTRFDPYKDTVAPEPPDELLEELANRYVYVYERLTGQKFIPASGDPLARIEANIRAAIDTTN; this is encoded by the coding sequence ATGAATAAAACCGTGATAGAGGATACGAATTTTCAGTTCCCTAATCAGTTAGCACTTTATCACGGCAAGGTGCGTGATGTGTATGATTTTGGGGACACATTATTAATAGTAACGACCGATCGCTATTCGGCATTTGACCGCAACTTAGCACTCGTTCCGCATAAAGGCGAGCTTCTTACGGCTATTAGCCGTTGGTGGTTTGATCAGACAAAACACATCGTCCAAAACCACATAAAAAGCTTCCCTGACCCTAATGTGACATGGTGCAATAAATATAAAGTGTTACCTCTAGAAATGATCGTCCGAGGATATATTACGGGGGTAACCAATACGTCACTATGGCACACCTACAGTGAAGGACAGCGCGATTTTGGCGATTTTACATTACCTGAGGGACTTACTAAAAATCAAAAGCTGCCAAGCCCCGTCCTAACACCGACGACTAAATTTGAGACGCATGACCGTCCGCTCACTCCAAAAGAGGCCGTAGCAGAGGGATTAATTGATGCCGATACATGGGAAAAAGCTCAGGATATCGCCCTTAAATTATTTATTTTTGGACAAAAAACTGCCGAAGCCAATGGGTTGATTCTGGTTGACACCAAATACGAGTTCGGCCTAGACGAACAGAATAATATCGTTCTTATCGATGAAATTCACACACCGGATTCTTCACGCTACTGGCGTGCCGATAATTACCAGCAGCAAATCGAAAAAGGGCAAGAACCCGATAACTATGATAAAGAATTTGTTCGTCTTTGGTTTAAAACACGTTTTGACCCCTACAAAGACACAGTAGCGCCAGAACCACCAGACGAACTTTTAGAAGAACTCGCCAACCGTTACGTCTACGTATACGAACGTTTGACCGGCCAGAAATTCATTCCAGCAAGCGGCGATCCGCTTGCTCGGATTGAAGCGAACATTCGAGCAGCAATAGATACCACTAATTAG
- the purK gene encoding 5-(carboxyamino)imidazole ribonucleotide synthase, producing the protein MYDYHMNEQETIGIVGGGQLGRMLTLAALPLGFKVVVINPTSGSPASQVGAEEIIADLYDSAALKSLAELSDHLTIEIEHLDADTLDTLVAQGSQINPAPRTIKLIQDKFLQKKFLEHAGIPVASFVEIKDEKSARKALKDFGGKMLLKTRHGAYDGRGNMLVVKTTDIDEAFKLFAGRQLYAEAYVPFKKELAVMVARNANGDAATYPIVETIHERNICIEVLAPAPIHEQTRKKAEKIALKVAKLLEGAGTFGIEMFLTETDEVLVNEIAPRVHNSGHYTMEANRTSQFEQHIRAVTGLPLGDTSMVVPAAVMVNILGDRDGPTIVEGLGDALLIPGVSVHLYGKSPTKVDRKMGHITATGATMEEARERARRARHHLNI; encoded by the coding sequence ATGTATGATTACCATATGAATGAACAGGAGACGATAGGCATCGTTGGTGGAGGCCAGCTAGGTCGTATGCTCACTCTTGCGGCACTGCCCCTTGGGTTTAAAGTCGTGGTGATAAACCCCACCTCCGGGAGCCCGGCGTCCCAGGTGGGCGCAGAAGAGATCATTGCTGATTTGTATGATTCCGCTGCCTTAAAATCGTTGGCTGAACTCTCTGATCATCTGACTATTGAAATCGAACATCTTGACGCTGATACACTCGATACACTTGTGGCCCAGGGTAGTCAGATTAACCCCGCGCCTAGGACTATTAAACTTATTCAAGATAAATTTCTTCAAAAGAAATTCCTAGAGCACGCCGGCATACCGGTTGCTTCGTTTGTTGAAATTAAAGACGAAAAATCAGCCCGTAAGGCGCTAAAAGATTTTGGCGGTAAGATGCTACTGAAAACTCGACACGGCGCCTATGATGGCAGAGGCAACATGCTGGTTGTAAAAACAACAGATATAGATGAAGCTTTCAAATTATTTGCGGGTCGACAACTGTATGCCGAAGCATATGTACCTTTTAAGAAAGAGCTGGCGGTGATGGTTGCACGAAATGCGAACGGTGATGCGGCAACCTATCCAATCGTTGAAACAATTCATGAGCGCAATATTTGTATTGAGGTGCTTGCGCCTGCACCAATACATGAGCAAACACGAAAAAAAGCAGAAAAAATTGCTTTAAAAGTAGCGAAACTGCTTGAGGGTGCTGGCACATTTGGCATTGAGATGTTTCTCACTGAAACGGACGAGGTGCTAGTTAATGAAATTGCGCCGCGTGTTCACAATTCTGGACACTACACGATGGAAGCTAATAGAACCTCACAGTTTGAACAGCATATTCGTGCAGTGACGGGACTGCCGCTTGGCGATACCTCTATGGTCGTCCCCGCTGCTGTAATGGTTAATATATTAGGCGACCGTGACGGCCCAACTATCGTAGAAGGGCTTGGTGATGCGTTACTGATTCCAGGCGTAAGCGTGCATCTTTATGGAAAGTCGCCCACAAAGGTGGATCGTAAAATGGGGCACATTACAGCCACTGGCGCAACAATGGAAGAAGCTAGAGAACGAGCGCGACGAGCAAGGCATCACTTAAACATATAG
- the purE gene encoding 5-(carboxyamino)imidazole ribonucleotide mutase has protein sequence MAQPVVGIIMGSDSDLDIMIEAAKIFDEFKVAYEVRIISAHRTPDAMDAYAGGALNRGLKVIIAGAGGSAHLAGMTASHTSLPVIAVPVKRDHHDHEALWSNIKMPPGIPLATMPENGAKNAALFVIEILCLHDANLAVAYDTWRTKQHENVLSADKKLKKIGWKQYLKDQK, from the coding sequence ATGGCACAGCCGGTAGTAGGAATAATTATGGGTTCAGACTCGGATCTCGACATTATGATCGAGGCAGCTAAAATTTTTGATGAATTCAAAGTTGCCTACGAAGTGAGAATTATTTCGGCGCACCGCACTCCAGATGCTATGGATGCCTATGCAGGAGGGGCCTTGAACCGCGGACTTAAAGTTATTATCGCTGGCGCCGGAGGGTCGGCACATCTAGCGGGAATGACAGCCTCGCATACTTCCCTCCCGGTGATTGCAGTGCCAGTTAAACGAGACCATCATGACCATGAAGCATTATGGTCAAATATTAAGATGCCGCCCGGAATACCCCTTGCGACTATGCCAGAAAACGGCGCCAAGAACGCTGCATTATTTGTTATTGAGATACTGTGTTTGCATGACGCGAATCTCGCAGTCGCCTATGATACATGGCGTACGAAGCAACACGAAAATGTGCTCTCTGCTGACAAGAAATTGAAGAAAATTGGCTGGAAGCAGTATCTGAAGGATCAAAAGTAG
- a CDS encoding ATP-binding protein: MSKNNWHVITGGPSTGKTTLLAELEKMGYHTIPEAARTVIDDALGRGATVEDLRRDEKWFQEEVTRLKQKIELTHDSSILTFFDRGMQDTIAFLRYYNFDVEKWVQKLADTSHYQNVFLLQALPTYEEDYARVEDEDFRKNIQGLLHDAYADSGINPIIVHAGTVKDRAEFILHHLKPEDTI; encoded by the coding sequence ATGTCTAAAAACAATTGGCATGTTATTACCGGCGGTCCTTCAACTGGCAAGACAACGCTTTTGGCAGAGCTTGAAAAAATGGGATATCATACAATTCCGGAAGCTGCCCGTACCGTTATAGATGACGCGTTGGGCAGGGGGGCAACTGTCGAAGACCTGCGCAGAGATGAAAAATGGTTTCAGGAAGAAGTGACGCGATTAAAACAGAAAATAGAGCTGACTCATGATTCGTCTATCCTCACCTTTTTTGATCGTGGTATGCAGGATACGATTGCATTTTTGCGCTATTATAATTTTGATGTTGAAAAGTGGGTGCAAAAGCTTGCCGATACTTCACACTACCAAAACGTATTTTTGCTACAGGCACTGCCAACGTATGAAGAAGATTACGCACGCGTTGAGGACGAAGATTTTAGAAAAAATATTCAAGGCTTACTTCATGATGCCTACGCCGATTCAGGCATAAACCCCATTATCGTACATGCGGGAACTGTTAAGGACAGAGCGGAATTTATCTTGCATCACTTAAAACCAGAGGACACTATATGA
- a CDS encoding AIR synthase-related protein produces MKKQPQQTYAETGVDYSAMDPIKVLAQQAASRTAPQLSAFDAHEISESRGESAYVWEEHDAYRALVVEGLGTKNLVADAMRAFTGKTYYDSIAQDTVAMIVNDLIVVGALPQVVNAYFAIGNSDWMRDEVRARDLIDGWAAACVKSGATWGGGETPALKGIINPDTIDLGGSAVGIINPKDRLVLGDKLTAGDVIVLVESSGIHANGITFVRSLADKDPGLYTTSLSDGRLFGEAILTPTHLYVALVRDIQEAHLDVHYMVNITGHGWRKLMRATQKFSYVIDKELDVPPEFLLMQELSGASDTEMYGNFNMGAGFAIYLSQNDAKKVVEIAGGLGLKAIIAGKVEDGPSQVTVKSKNITFSGDTLEVRG; encoded by the coding sequence ATGAAAAAACAACCACAGCAAACATACGCCGAAACAGGAGTTGACTATAGCGCGATGGATCCGATTAAGGTGCTCGCTCAACAAGCGGCCAGTAGAACAGCTCCGCAATTGAGTGCGTTTGATGCACACGAGATCAGTGAGAGCCGTGGCGAATCTGCGTATGTGTGGGAAGAACATGATGCATACCGTGCCTTGGTTGTTGAAGGTTTGGGGACAAAAAACCTAGTTGCAGATGCCATGCGAGCGTTCACAGGCAAGACATATTATGATTCGATTGCGCAAGATACAGTAGCAATGATTGTTAATGATCTGATTGTAGTAGGCGCACTTCCCCAGGTTGTTAATGCCTATTTTGCTATTGGGAATTCAGATTGGATGCGCGATGAAGTACGTGCAAGAGACCTCATTGACGGGTGGGCCGCTGCATGCGTAAAGAGCGGTGCCACCTGGGGTGGCGGTGAAACCCCAGCACTTAAGGGGATTATAAACCCTGACACGATTGACCTAGGCGGCTCGGCAGTTGGCATAATTAATCCCAAAGATAGATTGGTGCTTGGTGATAAATTAACTGCAGGTGATGTTATTGTCCTCGTTGAAAGCAGTGGCATTCATGCAAATGGAATTACGTTTGTACGGAGCCTTGCAGATAAAGACCCAGGTCTGTACACGACTTCCCTATCAGATGGAAGATTATTTGGTGAAGCCATCCTTACGCCTACGCATTTGTATGTCGCGCTGGTGCGCGACATACAAGAAGCTCATCTCGATGTTCATTACATGGTAAATATTACCGGGCATGGGTGGCGTAAGTTAATGCGAGCTACTCAAAAGTTTTCTTATGTTATAGATAAAGAGCTTGATGTACCACCTGAATTTTTGCTCATGCAGGAGTTGTCGGGGGCAAGTGACACAGAAATGTATGGTAATTTTAATATGGGTGCTGGATTTGCTATCTATTTGTCTCAGAATGATGCTAAAAAAGTAGTAGAAATTGCTGGCGGTTTAGGTCTCAAGGCTATCATTGCAGGCAAGGTTGAGGATGGACCAAGCCAGGTTACTGTCAAATCGAAAAATATTACATTTAGTGGCGATACGCTAGAGGTACGTGGATGA
- the purL gene encoding phosphoribosylformylglycinamidine synthase, with the protein MKIFADVAALSDIRRRNLLKQLQALDHSITAVDAEYIHFVDGGVAPENTARLEKLLTYGSTYAGQTTGELFLVTPRPGTVSPWSSKATDIAQNAGLKNIARIERGTAYYIQATGKLHRQSISEVLHDRMVESVLDSLNKAERLFVASKPKPFTTIDTLTGGRDMLIKANKELGTAMDGGEIDYLVDAFTEIGRNPTDVEVMTFGAVNSEHTRHKIFNADWVIDGEKQPKGLFKMIRNTYEQKSDDVLSAYSDNAAVLRGQKGGRFFAEPKTGRYAYHQEPIHSIIKVETHNHPTAIAPFPGAATGTGGEIRDEGATGRGGKPKIGLAGYSVSNLNIPGSVRPWEKPYGKPDRIVSALDIMINAPLGAVSFGNEFGRPNVAGYFRTYEQKSEGQVRGYHKPIMIAGGLGNIRDGHVQKNTLHVGSKVIVLGGPAMLIGLGGGAASSMQTGSSSADLDFASVQRGNGEMERRCQEVIDACWAMGDDNPIITIHDIGAGGYSNALSEFVHDSGMGGIFELRDIPNADIGMTPLEIWCNEAQERYVIGLTDENLALFTEICERERCPFAVVGAATEDEQLIVHDELFDNNPIDMPMAALFGKPPKMTREVTRRSLPKTALDLTNIGIAEAARRVLHLPAVGSKKFLITIGDRNVGGLTVRDQMVGPWQVPVADVAVSAAAFDSQFGEAMAMGERTPLALIDSPASARIAIGETITNMLASDIEKLSDIKLSANWMAAASDAGENQNLYDTVKVVGEEFCPDLGLTIPVGKDSLSMRTVWEDKGEQKSVMSPLSLIITGFSPVTDVRRTLTPLLNTTDDTSLVLIDLGGGANRLGGSALAQVFNQVGDTTPDVDPVTLKNFFITLTKLKAEDKVLAYHDRSDGGLFATLAEMAFASRSGLTISLSQMPGTTIEKLFNEELGAVIQVKKSDETVVLAALDNAYIVGQPAGNQMITVSDGESVVYENTRMQLESWWTDTSYQIQKLRDNPEAAEQEYMAISDETDLGISPVVTFIPVINRYASRPKVAIFREQGVNGQIEMAAAFDKAGFTSVDVHLNDLMSGEVDLNDFVGLVACGGFSYGDVLGAGEGWAKTILFHDDLRAKFKQFFERQDTFSFGVCNGCQMLSALKELIPGAENWPTFLKNTSEQFEARLVCVRVNESPSILFRDMFGSILPVPVAHGEGWVKFPNNDAAVQVQKDSLVAMQYVDNQGEITEQYPLNPNGSKLGITSLTTPDGRATIMMPHPERAFMSRQLSWHPVDWSADSPWFRLFQNARKWVDDQR; encoded by the coding sequence ATGAAAATATTTGCAGATGTCGCTGCTCTTTCTGATATTCGTAGGCGGAATCTACTGAAGCAATTGCAGGCACTCGATCATAGCATCACGGCCGTGGATGCTGAGTACATTCATTTTGTTGATGGAGGTGTTGCCCCGGAGAATACCGCTCGGCTGGAAAAGTTGCTTACTTATGGTTCGACCTACGCTGGACAAACGACTGGTGAATTATTTCTCGTTACGCCGCGACCCGGTACGGTTTCGCCTTGGTCGTCCAAAGCAACCGATATTGCCCAAAATGCCGGCCTCAAAAATATTGCTCGTATCGAACGCGGTACGGCCTATTATATTCAGGCAACAGGTAAGCTGCATCGTCAAAGTATCAGTGAAGTACTGCATGATCGTATGGTCGAAAGTGTGCTAGACTCGCTTAATAAAGCTGAGCGGCTGTTCGTCGCATCAAAGCCAAAACCGTTTACGACGATAGATACACTCACGGGTGGCAGAGACATGCTCATCAAGGCGAACAAGGAACTTGGTACAGCAATGGATGGCGGAGAGATTGACTATCTTGTCGATGCTTTTACGGAGATCGGCCGTAATCCAACTGATGTGGAAGTAATGACATTTGGCGCAGTGAATAGCGAGCATACCCGTCACAAAATTTTCAATGCTGACTGGGTTATTGATGGCGAAAAACAGCCGAAAGGCTTATTCAAAATGATCCGTAACACCTATGAACAGAAAAGTGATGACGTTCTGTCAGCTTATTCTGACAACGCGGCTGTTCTGAGAGGCCAAAAGGGTGGACGATTTTTCGCTGAGCCAAAAACAGGAAGGTACGCATACCATCAAGAGCCCATCCACTCTATTATTAAAGTGGAAACACACAATCACCCAACTGCTATTGCGCCGTTTCCCGGCGCGGCAACTGGTACTGGTGGTGAAATTCGCGACGAAGGCGCAACCGGACGTGGCGGTAAGCCAAAAATTGGTCTGGCTGGCTATAGCGTCTCGAACTTGAACATCCCAGGTAGTGTACGACCGTGGGAAAAACCATACGGCAAACCTGACCGAATCGTATCAGCGCTTGATATTATGATCAATGCGCCGCTTGGAGCAGTGAGTTTCGGCAATGAATTTGGCCGGCCGAATGTTGCCGGCTATTTCCGAACCTATGAGCAGAAATCTGAAGGCCAAGTGCGGGGCTATCATAAACCAATTATGATAGCCGGGGGCCTCGGCAATATTCGCGATGGGCATGTCCAGAAAAACACACTTCATGTTGGCAGTAAAGTAATTGTTCTGGGTGGTCCGGCTATGCTTATCGGACTCGGTGGTGGTGCGGCTTCAAGCATGCAGACTGGCTCCAGCAGTGCGGACCTTGATTTTGCATCAGTTCAACGCGGGAATGGCGAAATGGAACGCCGTTGCCAGGAAGTGATTGATGCATGCTGGGCGATGGGTGATGACAACCCGATCATCACCATTCATGACATTGGCGCGGGCGGTTACTCCAATGCCTTGAGCGAATTTGTTCATGATTCTGGCATGGGCGGCATATTTGAACTGCGCGACATTCCGAATGCCGATATAGGTATGACGCCGTTAGAAATCTGGTGTAACGAAGCCCAGGAGCGCTATGTGATTGGCCTCACCGATGAGAACCTGGCATTATTTACCGAAATTTGTGAGCGCGAGCGCTGTCCATTTGCCGTTGTTGGTGCTGCAACCGAAGACGAGCAGCTGATTGTTCACGATGAGCTATTTGATAATAATCCAATAGATATGCCGATGGCAGCGTTATTTGGCAAGCCGCCGAAAATGACGCGTGAAGTGACCCGCAGAAGCCTTCCGAAAACCGCGCTTGACCTGACAAACATAGGTATTGCGGAGGCTGCTAGGCGGGTGCTGCATCTTCCGGCTGTTGGCAGCAAGAAATTCCTAATTACGATTGGCGACCGAAATGTCGGTGGTCTGACAGTGCGTGATCAGATGGTGGGTCCATGGCAGGTGCCAGTGGCGGACGTTGCCGTTTCGGCCGCCGCCTTTGATAGTCAGTTTGGCGAGGCAATGGCCATGGGCGAGCGGACGCCGCTGGCACTGATAGATTCACCTGCTTCTGCTCGTATCGCCATTGGCGAGACAATTACTAATATGCTGGCAAGTGATATTGAAAAACTATCCGACATCAAACTGTCGGCTAACTGGATGGCGGCTGCCTCGGACGCGGGTGAAAATCAGAATTTGTATGACACGGTTAAGGTAGTCGGCGAAGAATTTTGCCCCGATCTTGGGCTGACGATTCCCGTAGGGAAGGATTCGCTGAGTATGCGCACGGTATGGGAAGATAAAGGCGAGCAAAAGAGTGTTATGAGTCCCCTGTCGCTGATCATTACAGGTTTCTCACCAGTTACGGATGTTCGACGTACACTCACACCGTTGCTTAATACGACAGATGACACGTCACTCGTCTTGATTGATCTTGGTGGAGGCGCGAACCGTCTGGGTGGCTCCGCACTTGCACAGGTATTTAACCAAGTTGGCGATACGACACCTGATGTTGATCCAGTAACCCTCAAAAATTTCTTTATTACACTTACTAAATTGAAGGCTGAAGACAAGGTACTTGCCTATCACGATCGCTCGGACGGTGGGCTTTTCGCAACACTTGCCGAGATGGCTTTTGCGAGCCGGTCGGGCCTTACTATTAGCCTGTCTCAAATGCCGGGTACCACAATCGAGAAATTATTCAATGAAGAACTCGGTGCGGTGATTCAGGTCAAAAAATCCGATGAAACAGTTGTGCTGGCAGCTCTGGACAATGCCTATATCGTTGGTCAACCAGCAGGCAATCAAATGATTACAGTGAGTGACGGTGAGTCAGTAGTCTACGAGAACACGCGAATGCAGCTAGAGAGCTGGTGGACTGATACAAGCTACCAAATCCAGAAACTTCGCGATAATCCAGAAGCGGCGGAACAGGAATACATGGCGATTAGCGATGAGACAGACCTAGGAATATCACCAGTTGTGACTTTCATACCTGTAATAAACAGGTATGCCTCGCGGCCAAAAGTAGCTATTTTCCGCGAGCAAGGTGTGAACGGTCAGATAGAAATGGCAGCGGCTTTTGATAAAGCTGGATTTACCAGCGTCGATGTTCACTTGAACGATTTGATGAGTGGCGAGGTGGATTTGAATGATTTCGTCGGCCTTGTCGCTTGCGGAGGATTCTCTTATGGTGACGTGCTGGGTGCAGGTGAGGGCTGGGCGAAGACGATCCTCTTCCACGATGACCTAAGAGCGAAATTCAAGCAGTTCTTTGAACGGCAGGATACATTTAGCTTCGGTGTCTGCAACGGCTGCCAGATGTTGTCTGCGCTCAAGGAATTGATTCCAGGCGCTGAAAACTGGCCCACATTCCTTAAAAATACCTCCGAGCAATTTGAAGCTAGACTTGTATGTGTCCGGGTGAATGAATCACCGTCAATTCTGTTTAGGGACATGTTTGGATCAATTTTGCCGGTGCCAGTTGCTCACGGTGAGGGCTGGGTTAAATTTCCAAACAATGATGCAGCCGTTCAAGTGCAGAAAGATAGTTTGGTCGCGATGCAGTATGTTGACAATCAGGGTGAAATAACAGAGCAATACCCACTGAATCCAAATGGTTCGAAGCTCGGCATTACCTCGTTAACGACGCCTGATGGCCGTGCGACGATAATGATGCCTCATCCTGAGAGGGCTTTTATGAGCCGCCAATTATCATGGCACCCTGTTGATTGGAGTGCAGATTCGCCATGGTTCCGACTTTTCCAGAACGCTCGTAAATGGGTCGATGACCAAAGGTAA
- a CDS encoding tetratricopeptide repeat protein has protein sequence MLGVLLLAGFGFWAVFRRQTLNEVVTDLPLKLSEKLERLWEVAQESLRDKKYLRAEKALLTILRVDERNATAYNRLGILYAKQQAFKDAIECFEIAQSLEPSASSLHNVGLIYYETKQYEKAALAFEQALAMENDLASRHIAYAKVQEKLGHNKRMIASLEKAVELDPIPQTLNVLADAYDRTGQAELSAELRAKSAKMIIPQDQPKRVKQPRRVVM, from the coding sequence ATGTTAGGCGTCTTATTATTAGCAGGATTTGGCTTTTGGGCTGTTTTTCGTCGTCAAACCCTTAACGAGGTTGTCACTGATTTACCGCTAAAATTATCCGAAAAACTCGAACGTCTATGGGAAGTTGCACAGGAATCTTTGCGCGACAAAAAATATCTTCGTGCTGAAAAAGCGCTGCTCACTATCCTACGTGTCGACGAGCGAAATGCTACGGCGTACAACCGACTCGGCATTCTATACGCTAAACAACAAGCATTCAAAGATGCCATTGAATGCTTTGAAATTGCACAAAGCCTAGAACCAAGTGCAAGCAGCCTACATAACGTCGGGTTAATCTATTATGAAACGAAACAATATGAAAAAGCGGCTCTCGCGTTCGAACAAGCGCTTGCTATGGAAAATGACCTTGCATCACGCCATATCGCGTACGCGAAAGTACAGGAAAAGCTAGGCCACAACAAACGAATGATCGCATCTCTTGAAAAGGCCGTCGAGCTTGATCCGATCCCTCAGACGCTTAACGTGCTTGCCGATGCGTACGATCGTACTGGCCAAGCAGAGCTTTCAGCTGAACTACGTGCAAAATCTGCAAAAATGATTATCCCTCAGGATCAGCCAAAACGCGTCAAGCAACCTCGACGCGTTGTTATGTAG